The Mesorhizobium sp. AR10 genome includes the window TCGCGGCCGAGTTTGCCGACATGCATCCGGCGGTGGCGCGCAACCTGTCGCTCGATACGGTGCCGTGTCCGGATCCCTATGTCGAGCGGCTGCTCGACGGCGTCGCTTTCCTCGCCGCTCGCACGCGGCAGAAGGTGGATGCCGAGCGCTCGCGGTTTTCACGCAGCATCCTGGATGTCCTCTATCCCGATCTGGTCACGCCGGCGCCAGCGACAGCGATGGCGGTGCTGAAGCCGGGACAGCAGGTCCAAACGATGCTTGCCGGTCATGTCGTCAAACGCGACACGCGGCTGGTTTCCAGCCTGCAAGCCGGCCTGTCGACACGCTGTACATTCACCACCGCCCAGGAGGTGACGCTGTGGCCGATAGCGATCACCTCGGTCAGCTATTTCCAGGACCGCAGCGCGCTTGCCGCCGCCGGAATAGGCCCGATCGGAAAGCAGGGCGGCGAGGCGGCGTTGCGCATCACGCTGGCGCGAACCGGAAAAGGCAAGCTTGACGAAGTGGGGCTCGATCGGCTCGATCTGTATTTCGCCAATCGCACCAAAGCGCCGCTTTTGTTCGACGCGATTTTCGGCGCCTGCTCGGCGCTCGGCGCACGAGCGGAAGGCAAGACCAATCCACTGTCGCCTTTGCCGGCGCCCGAAATGGTCGGCATCAGCGATGCCGAGGCGCTGATGCCGCGCACGCGTCCGACATTCGAAGGCTACCGCCTGCTGCGCGAATATTTCATGATGCCCGAGCGCTTCCACTATGTGCGCGTTCTGGGCCTGCAGCCGGTCGTGCGCAAATGCCAGGCCGGGCTCGAAATCGTCTTTTTGTTCCGGCGTCCCGTGCCGGAACTTTCCGACCTGACGCCGGCGGATTTCGAACTTTTCGCGACGCCGATCATCAATCTCTTCGAGCGTGAGTGCAATATCATCGAGCTCGATCCGCGCAAGACGCGGCAAGTGCTGCACGCCGATCGCACGCGGGCGCGAGACTTTGAAATCTACCGAGTCATCCGTGTCGAGGACGCCGACGCCGAAGGTCCCGACGCCGAGATACCGGAACTCTTCAGCCTCGGACAAAACCGCGGCAGCGGCTGGGTGTATTCGACGGAACGGCGTCCGCGCCGTCCGACGGAGGATGAACGACGCCAGGGCGTGACCCGCACCTCATACACCGGCGACGACGTGTTCCTTGCCGTTTCGCGACCGGTTGGCAGCAACGCAAGCCGACCGCTCAAGCGCGTCGACATCATCGCGCTTTGCACCAATCGTGACCTGCCTATACTCGACGACGCGCCGACCTTGACGCTGGAGGCAGGCGATCCGGTGGATTCGATCAGGCTTCTTGGCGCGTTGCGTCCGCCCCAGCCGGCCATCCCGGCGGCGCTGCCGGCGAGTGCCGAGGGCGAGTCCCGCGCCGACGATCTGGCCTGGCGGCTGGTATCGCAGCTGGCGCTCAACTTCCTCAGCCTTGCCAAGGAGGGTCGCGGCGTCGATCCGCTGCACGCGCTGCTCGATCTCTATGCCGATCGCGGCGATCCCGGGCTCGCGCGCAATGTGCGCTCGATCGTGCGCATCGACTCGCGGGCGGTGATCGAAAGGCTGGCGATCGAGGGGCCGATGTGCTTCGGGCGCGGTACGGAGGTGACACTGCATGTGGACCAGTCGGTGCTGGCCGGGCAAAGCACATTGCTGCTTTCCGGCTTGCTCGCGCGGCTGTTTGCCCGCCATGCCGGAATAAACGGGTTCGTGCGGACCCGCACGCGCTTGCTCCAGAAACAGGAGGATGTGCCATGGCCGATGACGCCCGGCAATCGCTACCTGATCTAGAGAAAGCCGAAGCGCTGTCCGCAGCGTTCGACTTTTTCGAACTGATGCGCCAGCTCGAACGGCGGGGCGGCCAGTTCGGCCATTCCGGCCGGCCGGATCGCGAACCGGCAAGGCTCGGCCAGCATGTGCGTCTGGCCTTTTCCGTCCAGGACGTGGTTGAATTCCTTGAACCGACGGACAAGGCGCCGGCCCGGGTCACGGTTGCGAATCTTGGCCTGCTGGGGCCCGAAGGCCCGATGCCGCTGCATCTGACACGCTGGGTGCTCGATCGCCTGTCGCAACGATGGTATGCGGGTGCCGATGCCCTGCAGACGAGCGACACGACATTCGTCGACTTCGTCAATATCCTTCAGCACCGCATGATCGCGCTGTTCTATCGCGCCTGGGCGGATGCCCATCCGGCGGTCCAGGTCGAACGCGCGGTCGGCGGCCGCGTCCGCTCCATGCTGGAGGCCATGGCCGGCATCGGACTTCCAGGCACCCAGAATGCCGAGCTTGACGTGGTGAAGCTTCGCCAGGCCGCATCGCTTGCCAGCCAGGTCGACGGTCCCGAACGGCTGACCCTGTTCCTGGCGGAAGCCTTCAAGGTGCCGGTCGCGCTCAAGGAGTTCGTCGCAGCCTGGATGACCGTACCCGTGGCACTGCAGACCCGTCTCGCGGGGGCTTACGCCTCACTTGGCCGCAGCGCGACGATCGGCCCAAGAAGCTTCACCCGGCAAAGCAGGATCGAACTTCGCATCGGCCCGCTCGGATACAAGGACTACAAGGCTTTCCTGCCGGGTGGCGAGCGCTTGAAGCTGTTGAAGCAGGCCGTGCGCGACCTGGTTGGAGAAACGCTCGACGTCGATCTGCGGATCGTGCTCGCCGGCGAGGCCGTGCCGCCGGCCAGGATCGGAACGGTACAGCTTGCCCGTACAACCTGGCTTGCGCGGCCCGCTGAAAGGGGCGATGCTGACGATATGCGGCTGCGGACCATCGTCGGTTGGCGGCCGGAAACGGCGGGAGTGGCGGCATGAGCTTGCTACTGACGCTCGAGCAAGGACCGCGCGCGCAAGCGATGCGAGAAGCTCGGCTGGACGAGGGTGAGTTGGTGATCGGCCGCAGCTCCGACGCGGATTGGCAGATCAACGACCCCGACATGTTCGTTTCACGCGCCCACTGCAAGATCACTTGCAAGCAGGATGGATATTTCGTCACCGACACCTCGAGCAGCGGGCTGTTCATAGACGATTCCGACAGTCCGCTTGGGGCAGGAAATTCGGCGCGCTTGCGAAGCGGCATGCGGCTGAAACTGGGCGACTATGTCGTCTGGGTCGATCTGCAAACAGCAGCGGTCCAACCGTCAGCATCCAAACCATCGGCCGCGGAAATGCCGGCGGCGTCACGGGCGCCGATCAGTATCGGCCGCGACGATTTCTTTTCGGTAGCGACCGAAGAAGAGCCTGGGCGTCCGCGCCCCGCCGACCTGCCCAATCCGTTCGAGCAGCCCATTCCCGGCGCGTTTGAACGCGCGCGGTCCGACGAACGCAGTTCGCCGGCGTTCGACGATCCATTCAGCCTCGACCCGGTGGCAACGCCTGCCGCCAATGCAAACATTGACGACGGCGGTCGCGGCAAGCCGGTCTTCGACGATCCTTTCGGCTTCGATCACGCCACTCCAGAGTCGAAGGCGGTGGGCAGACCTGCCCCCGACAAGCCGCCGGCATTCGATGACGGTTTTGGCTTCGGTCCTGCCGAAGCACCTGCCCCAGCCAAGCGCACTGATGCCGCCGGGAAGGGCGAAATCGCCACCGAGGCGCCCTCTCCCGCACCTTGGGATTTGCCCGACCGCAAGGTCGAACCGCCTCCTTTGCCACCGCAACGCGCCGCTGCCAAACCCGGTGCGGCGCGACCGCCGGCGGGACAATCCGATGCGGCGCTGCGCGCGGCATTCCTGCGCGGGATGGGTATCGACGAAGCCGACTTTCCGGGCCGCGATCCGGTGACCGAGATGGAGAAGTTCGGTCGCGAATATCGCATGATGATGGAAGGCCTGATGCAGCTTCTGCGCAAACGCGCCGAAGAGAAGGGCAATGCGCGCGTCGCGCAAACCGTGGTTGGCGCATCCGACGTCAATCCGCTCAAATTCCTGCCGTCGGTCGACGATGCCCTGGTGACCATCCTGGCGGATCGCAGCCCCGGATTTCTTGGCGCCGAAGCGGCGATCGCGGACGCTGTGCGCGATCTCGCGCAACATCATGTTCGCGCCTGGCGCGGTGTGCAGGGGGCGCTACGACGGATGATCGACCGCTTTGACCCAGCGGCGATCGAGGAGGAGCTGAAATCGAGTTCGGCGATCGGCACGTTGCTGACCGGCGGACGCGGGGCCAAGCTCTGGGAACTCTACCAAAAACGGCACCGCGAAATCGCCCAAAGCGCCGAAACGCGCTTCCTGGGTGAAATCGGCACTGATTTCCGAGATGCATATGAGGAGGAGTGAGATATGATCCATAGACGCGAATTCATCATCGCCCTGGGCGCAACAGGACTGGTTTCAGCCTGCCAAAGCGGCCCGCCAAAACCGTCCGTGATTACGGTCAACGTGGCCGGCGGGGCGGGCATGAATCCCGGACCGGACGGCGGCGACAGGCCGGTGACGGTCCTCATCATGCGACTGAAAAGCACCGGCAAGTTCAATTCGGCGGACTACTTCGCCCTGCAAGGGGATGCCGGCTCGGCGCTTGGCGGCGATCTCATCGGATCCGACCAGGTCGCCGTCGCGCCCGGCAAGAGCGCGTCGAAGACCATCACAGTTGAACCGGAAGCAACAGCGCTTGGCTTCGTTGCCCTGATCCGGGAGCCCGGCGGACGAAGCTGGCGCACGACCAAGTCGGTTTCGGCGGGATCGACATTCACCGTCAATGTGACGCTTGGCAGCGGCGGCATTTCCGCCTAGCGCGGCCGAAGCGAGGGATACGATGCAAAGAGTGGCGGCATGAGCGATGCAAACAGAGTGCTGTGGTCGGAGGGCCTGTTCCTCCGGACCCAGCATTTCCAGCAACAGGATCGCTTTTTCGAAGCGACAGTACGCGGCGCGTTGCAGGCCGGGCAGCTGCATACGTTCGGCTTTCGAACACTGACGCTGGACCCGGCATTGCTCGACGCCGGCCAGATCTCCGTGCTGACTGCGCGCGGTATCTTTCCCGATGGAACTCCGTTCGCGATCCCCGACACGATGGACGCTCCCCGGCCGCTTGCCATAACGCCTGACATGGGCGAGGGACCGGTGCTAATCGCCCTGCCGCTTGAGCCTCCCGAAGGCGTCGGTTTCGACCCCGCCCATGCCGAGCCGTCGGGCGCACGCTATCGCGGACGGATCGTGTCGGTCCGCGATGCCGTGCATGGCGGCTCCGATCCCGAGGAGATCGAGATTGCGCGGCCGCAAGCACAATTGCTGGCGCCCGGCAAAACGGTTGGCGGCTACACCGCGCTGCCTGTCGCCGAGATCAAGGGCGTTCGCGCCGATGGCGGTGTTGCGCTCGACGACACGTTCCTGCCGCCGACCTTGGTCATCGGTGCGGCGTCCTGGTACAGCCGGCTGCTTCAGGAAGTGGTCACCGGTCTCGATCAGATCGCCGAGGCGCATGGCAAGATGGTGCTGGGCGGCCCGGGACGCAGTGTCGAAGACCTGCTGATACTCAATCTGGTCAATGGCGCGCGGCCGCGGCTGGCTCACATGCTCGCGCAGGACGTCTACCATCCGTCCGAGCTCTATATGGAGCTTGCCGGTCTCGCCGGTTCGATGGCGACCTATGGCTCGAGCGCGCGGCGCCTGGGTGAATTGCCTGCCTACGATCATATGGCGCCGGGCCCTGCCTATTCGGCGCTGGCGGATGCGCTGCGCTCGCTGATCCTCAGCCTGCGCTACATCGAGCCGAAGTCCCGCGCCTTGCCGGTCATGCGGCATGCCACCAATGTCTGGAAGATCCGCATCGACAACCCCAAGCTCCTGGTGGCCAGCCGGATCGTCGTGCGGATCGGATCCGAGCTGTCGGAGGATGCGTTGCGCAAGATATTCGTCAACCAGGCGACCGTCGGCTCGGCCAGCGAATTCGAGGGGCTGTGGAAGTCGCGTCTGCCTGGCATCCCGCTGAAGCCACTGCACTCGCAACCACGCGAAATTCCCTATGATGGCGACCGGCTTTGCCTTGAACTCGACCAGAAAAGCGAGCACTGGGCCTCGCTTCTCGAAGCGCCCGGTTTTGTGATCGGCGTTTCGGGTATCTTGCCGAGCGAACCGCAGGTCGATTGCTACTCGGTCAACAGGTGACATGATGAGCCGCGACGATCCTTTCGGACTGTCCGAGGATCGCGAGCGTACGCGCATACGCCTCAGCGGAGCGCCGACGCCGCGGGCGATGCCGCTGCCGCCGTCGGGCGCTTTTGCGAAACGCTCGCGCGCGCACCCGAACGTGCTTGTCAACGCTTTCTCGCCTTTGCTGGAATTTGCGCCCGAAATGGAAAACGCGCAGCAACCGGAGAACCCGGAAGCGCTGCGTACAAGGTTGCTCTCCGAGCTTGTGCGATGCCGCGACGCCACCATGGCAGCGGGCTGCTCGCTTGAACGAGCCGACCAGGCGGCCTGGCTGGTGGCCGCACTTCTCGATGACCTTGCGCTGAATACACCCTGGGGCGGCGCCAGCGCATGGCCGCGCCAGCCGCTGGTGGTCATGCTGCGCGGCGACGTCGATGCCGGTGCGCAGTTCTTCGCGCGTCTCGAAGAGCTGGAGCGTCATCCGAACCGGGATCGCGAGATGCTGGAGTTGCAGTACCATTGCTTGGCGCTCGGCTTTCGCGGCAAATATCGCGTACCCGGCCGTTCCGGCGACCGCTCGCTCAATGCCGTTCGCGTGGCGGCAGCACGTTTCCTGCGCGATACCGACGCGGAAGGGGCGCCGCTGTCGCCAAACTGGAAGGGCGTGATCGCCTCCGACGAACCGCAGCGCTTCATCGTTCCGATCTGGGTGATGGCGGTGGCCGCGGTGGTGATCGCCACCGCAATCCACATCGGGCTGTCGATGGGCCTGAGCAGCCAGGCGGTGGAGCTTTCGGCGCTGGTACGCGCATTGCCGCCGCCCAATCGCGCCGAGATCACCCGCGCCGCGCCGAAGGCGGAGCCGGCACCACTTCAAACACCACCCGAAACCGTGGATTTCGCACTGCTGCCGGAATTCCAGGCGGCCGCACCTTCCCATCTGCGGCAAGCTCTCAAGGGCACCGAGAGCGTCTCGCTGGCCAAATTGTTCGTTCAGGCCTCCAACCCGGAACTTTTCCAATCGTCGCGCGCGCAGCTGACGGAAGGGTTCGAGCCGCTCATCGCTTCGATCGCCAAGGTGATCCTCGATAACCAGGAGCTGATCGGCAACATCACGGTGGTCGGTCATACCGACGGCATTCCCCTGCAAAGGACCAATCCACTGTCCACCAATCAGCGATTGTCGGAAGCCCGCGCTGCTGCCATCGCCGATCTTCTGATCCAGAACGGCGTGCCGCAGGACCGCGTCCGATCCGAAGGTCGGGCCGCCACCGATCCGGTAGCCGACGACGGCACGCGCGAAGGCCGGGCATTGAACCGCCGCGTCGAAGTGCTGGTCGAGAAGAGGCTGTGACATGTTCATCCTGCGCTTCCTCTGGGCGGTTCTGACATCTCGCTTCCTGTGGACGCTGATCGGCCTGACGCTGCTTTCGCTGATCATCTGGGTGTTCGGTCCGATCGTCAGGGTCGGCGCCTCCGAGCCCTTTGCATCGGAGACGGTGCGCATCGTCATTATTGCGCTGCTGGTCATCTTCTGGCTGATCTGGCTGATCGTCGCGCAGCGCCGGGCAATCCGCGCCAACCGGATGTTCGTCGCTGAAATCTCCGCCCCGGTAGAGGAAAAGCGGCTCAGCCCCGGCGAGGAGAACGTCGCCGCGGTCGGCGCCAAATTCCAGGACGTGATGGTCGAACTGAAGCGTCGCAAACTCGGCGGACGCAAATTCCTGCGCGAAATGCCGTGGTATGTGATCGTCGGTCCGCCGGCCACGGGCAAGACGACGGCATTGCGGCAATCCGGGCTCAACTTTCCCATCGACTTGACCGACGATCTCCAGGGTGTCGGCGGTACGCGCAACTGCGACTGGTTCTTCTCCGAACACGCGGTGCTGATCGACACTGCGGGCCGCTATGTCCAGCAGGAGAGCCAGCCGGACGTCGACGCCGCAGAATGGCTGGGCTTTCTCGACCTGTTGAAGAAGCATCGAGGCCGCCGCGCGCTCAACGGCGTCATCGTCGCGCTTTCGATCGATGCCTTGTCCGAGGGCGACGAAGCCATCAAGGCACATGGCCGCAAGATCCGCAGGCGGCTGGCCGAACTCGAGGAGCGGCTCGAAATCCGCCTGCCGGTCTATCTGATGCTGACCAAGGCTGACCTCATCAAGGGGTTCGAAGCCTTCTTCGGCGGTCTGTCGACGACCGCGCGCGAACAGGTATGGGGTACGACCTTCGCGCTCGACGCGCGTGTCGACGCCGCGACGATTGCTCGCGAAATCTCGACCCTTTCGACCGAACTCGAACGACGGCTGGTGCCGCGGCTGGAGGATGAAGACAAGCTTGCCGAACGCGCCGAGATATTCCGATTTCCGGCTCAGTTGCAAAGCCTGTCCGAACCGATCCAGGTGCTGGTAGAGGCGATGTTCGGCGAGAGCCGCTACGAGGAGGCCGCCTGGCTGCGCGGCCTCTATCTGACCTCGGCGACCCAGGAAGGCGCGCCGATCGACCGGCTGACCGCGGCACTCGCCTCTTCCTTCGGACTGCCGGCGCGACGGTCGATGCCCGC containing:
- the tssF gene encoding type VI secretion system baseplate subunit TssF, which encodes MDRVFVEYYEEELTHIRGLAAEFADMHPAVARNLSLDTVPCPDPYVERLLDGVAFLAARTRQKVDAERSRFSRSILDVLYPDLVTPAPATAMAVLKPGQQVQTMLAGHVVKRDTRLVSSLQAGLSTRCTFTTAQEVTLWPIAITSVSYFQDRSALAAAGIGPIGKQGGEAALRITLARTGKGKLDEVGLDRLDLYFANRTKAPLLFDAIFGACSALGARAEGKTNPLSPLPAPEMVGISDAEALMPRTRPTFEGYRLLREYFMMPERFHYVRVLGLQPVVRKCQAGLEIVFLFRRPVPELSDLTPADFELFATPIINLFERECNIIELDPRKTRQVLHADRTRARDFEIYRVIRVEDADAEGPDAEIPELFSLGQNRGSGWVYSTERRPRRPTEDERRQGVTRTSYTGDDVFLAVSRPVGSNASRPLKRVDIIALCTNRDLPILDDAPTLTLEAGDPVDSIRLLGALRPPQPAIPAALPASAEGESRADDLAWRLVSQLALNFLSLAKEGRGVDPLHALLDLYADRGDPGLARNVRSIVRIDSRAVIERLAIEGPMCFGRGTEVTLHVDQSVLAGQSTLLLSGLLARLFARHAGINGFVRTRTRLLQKQEDVPWPMTPGNRYLI
- the tssG gene encoding type VI secretion system baseplate subunit TssG, producing MADDARQSLPDLEKAEALSAAFDFFELMRQLERRGGQFGHSGRPDREPARLGQHVRLAFSVQDVVEFLEPTDKAPARVTVANLGLLGPEGPMPLHLTRWVLDRLSQRWYAGADALQTSDTTFVDFVNILQHRMIALFYRAWADAHPAVQVERAVGGRVRSMLEAMAGIGLPGTQNAELDVVKLRQAASLASQVDGPERLTLFLAEAFKVPVALKEFVAAWMTVPVALQTRLAGAYASLGRSATIGPRSFTRQSRIELRIGPLGYKDYKAFLPGGERLKLLKQAVRDLVGETLDVDLRIVLAGEAVPPARIGTVQLARTTWLARPAERGDADDMRLRTIVGWRPETAGVAA
- the tagH gene encoding type VI secretion system-associated FHA domain protein TagH: MSLLLTLEQGPRAQAMREARLDEGELVIGRSSDADWQINDPDMFVSRAHCKITCKQDGYFVTDTSSSGLFIDDSDSPLGAGNSARLRSGMRLKLGDYVVWVDLQTAAVQPSASKPSAAEMPAASRAPISIGRDDFFSVATEEEPGRPRPADLPNPFEQPIPGAFERARSDERSSPAFDDPFSLDPVATPAANANIDDGGRGKPVFDDPFGFDHATPESKAVGRPAPDKPPAFDDGFGFGPAEAPAPAKRTDAAGKGEIATEAPSPAPWDLPDRKVEPPPLPPQRAAAKPGAARPPAGQSDAALRAAFLRGMGIDEADFPGRDPVTEMEKFGREYRMMMEGLMQLLRKRAEEKGNARVAQTVVGASDVNPLKFLPSVDDALVTILADRSPGFLGAEAAIADAVRDLAQHHVRAWRGVQGALRRMIDRFDPAAIEEELKSSSAIGTLLTGGRGAKLWELYQKRHREIAQSAETRFLGEIGTDFRDAYEEE
- the tssJ gene encoding type VI secretion system lipoprotein TssJ; protein product: MIHRREFIIALGATGLVSACQSGPPKPSVITVNVAGGAGMNPGPDGGDRPVTVLIMRLKSTGKFNSADYFALQGDAGSALGGDLIGSDQVAVAPGKSASKTITVEPEATALGFVALIREPGGRSWRTTKSVSAGSTFTVNVTLGSGGISA
- the tssK gene encoding type VI secretion system baseplate subunit TssK, whose product is MSDANRVLWSEGLFLRTQHFQQQDRFFEATVRGALQAGQLHTFGFRTLTLDPALLDAGQISVLTARGIFPDGTPFAIPDTMDAPRPLAITPDMGEGPVLIALPLEPPEGVGFDPAHAEPSGARYRGRIVSVRDAVHGGSDPEEIEIARPQAQLLAPGKTVGGYTALPVAEIKGVRADGGVALDDTFLPPTLVIGAASWYSRLLQEVVTGLDQIAEAHGKMVLGGPGRSVEDLLILNLVNGARPRLAHMLAQDVYHPSELYMELAGLAGSMATYGSSARRLGELPAYDHMAPGPAYSALADALRSLILSLRYIEPKSRALPVMRHATNVWKIRIDNPKLLVASRIVVRIGSELSEDALRKIFVNQATVGSASEFEGLWKSRLPGIPLKPLHSQPREIPYDGDRLCLELDQKSEHWASLLEAPGFVIGVSGILPSEPQVDCYSVNR
- the icmH gene encoding type IVB secretion system protein IcmH/DotU, giving the protein MSRDDPFGLSEDRERTRIRLSGAPTPRAMPLPPSGAFAKRSRAHPNVLVNAFSPLLEFAPEMENAQQPENPEALRTRLLSELVRCRDATMAAGCSLERADQAAWLVAALLDDLALNTPWGGASAWPRQPLVVMLRGDVDAGAQFFARLEELERHPNRDREMLELQYHCLALGFRGKYRVPGRSGDRSLNAVRVAAARFLRDTDAEGAPLSPNWKGVIASDEPQRFIVPIWVMAVAAVVIATAIHIGLSMGLSSQAVELSALVRALPPPNRAEITRAAPKAEPAPLQTPPETVDFALLPEFQAAAPSHLRQALKGTESVSLAKLFVQASNPELFQSSRAQLTEGFEPLIASIAKVILDNQELIGNITVVGHTDGIPLQRTNPLSTNQRLSEARAAAIADLLIQNGVPQDRVRSEGRAATDPVADDGTREGRALNRRVEVLVEKRL